The proteins below are encoded in one region of Ostrea edulis chromosome 3, xbOstEdul1.1, whole genome shotgun sequence:
- the LOC125674696 gene encoding uncharacterized protein LOC125674696: MGAFCYITCSNEDITLANLIKDHLKSGQNDVIISTNSECQFHYQSLRTHILDCDVFIAIVTAQFVKQEIHLYQLAQALDLGKKTFIVQDDFAQIPPPFQPLRFIEWHHDRNVLAENVRHCVQDKDYEFPLSSDSQDNNTFKRFIWKFEETQIAAQLSPHVRPVEYASTELQLKDIRSTLISLCEGINKIQNPQTRRKKVSKHQFPCDIRKVARRYQDVIAYPIIRQLGRYLDLEEDELGEVERRFEEYGTKEAFWQTIRLWLEKTESVDLTVGTIIKALKECDVDLEGKQMSNAHRKILKSKMAYLVDNIQIEPMLPFLVSRSVLCEVTRAYVSAPKTIDQKVNRLIDILMTKDEGLLTLCQVLEESGFKFVAEEIRASLDRSPVCTSEKPVAVLRPSSVSSATMSDSDSSYVKHIINEYRLSNSSSGSVFSRRDSTSSTKIVAIAPRVVNHLCHTDKTVKKVKEANKSNSNDEGKGHKDMSLSKMKRKREKGTQSLNCVNSCTLS; encoded by the exons ATGGGTGCCTTTTGTTACATTACCTGTAGCAATGAGGATATAACACTGGCTAATCTAATCAAGGATCATTTGAAATCTGGACAAAATGATGTCATAATTTCGACGAACTCGGAGTGTCAATTTCACTACCAGTCTCTGAGGACTCATATTCTGGACTGTGATGTTTTTATTGCCATAGTAACAGCCCAGTTTGTTAAACAGGAGATTCATTTGTACCAGCTCGCACAGGCCTTGGATCTCGGAAAGAAAACATTTATCGTGCAAGATGATTTCGCTCAAATCCCTCCACCATTCCAACCATTGCGGTTCATTGAATGGCACCACGATCGGAATGTCCTGGCGGAAAACGTTCGTCATTGTGTTCAAGACAAGGATTACG AGTTTCCGTTGTCGAGTGATTCACAGGATAACAACACTTTCAAACGATTTATCTGGAAATTTGAGGAGACCCAAATAGCTGCACAATTGTCACCGCAT GTGAGGCCGGTGGAGTATGCGTCTACTGAGCTACAACTGAAGGACATCCGGTCGACTTTAATCAGTCTGTGCGAGGGtattaataaaatacaaaaCCCCCAGACCCGCAGAAAAAAAGTCTCTAAACATCAATTTCCCTGTGACATCCGTAAGGTGGCCAGGAGATATCAAGATGTCATAG CGTACCCAATAATCCGTCAACTAGGTCGCTACCTAGACCTTGAGGAGGATGAGCTGGGTGAGGTGGAAAGAAGGTTCGAAGAATACGGCACGAAGGAGGCCTTCTGGCAGACGATAAGACTCTGGCTGGAAAAGACTGAATCCGTGGACCTGACGGTTGGAACGATAATCAAAGCACTAAAAGAATGTGACGTGGACCTTGAAG GAAAGCAAATGTCGAATGCACACAGAAAGATCCTGAAATCGAAAATGGCATACCTGGTCGACAATATTCAAATAGAGCCAATGCTGCCCTTTCTGGTATCCCGAAGTGTTCTTTGTGAAGTAACTAGAGCTTATGTGTCTGCTCCTAAAACAATTGACCAAAAGGTAAACCGACTGATCGACATTCTGATGACGAAAGATGAAGGCCTTCTAACTCTCTGTCAAGTTTTAGAGGAGTCGGGATTCAAATTTGTCGCTGAAGAAATACGAG CTTCTCTAGACAGGTCTCCAGTATGTACCTCTGAGAAACCAGTAGCTGTTTTGCGACCATCTAGTGTATCATCTGCTACGATGTCCGATTCCGATTCGTCGTACGTTAAACACATAATTAATGAATATCGCCTATCCAACAGCAGCTCGGGCTCGGTGTTCAGCAGACGAGATTCTACTTCATCAACGAAAATCGTTGCCATAGCACCACGTGTTGTCAATCATTTGTGCCATACTGACAAAACTGTGAAGAAAGTCAAGGAAGCTAACAAATCTAATTCGAATGATGAAGGAAAGGGTCATAAGGATATGTCCCTCtctaaaatgaaaagaaagagagaaaaggGGACACAGTCTTTAAATTGTGTCAATAGTTGTACGTTATCATGA
- the LOC130053565 gene encoding uncharacterized protein LOC130053565, producing MGPAPTNSIRDANSMQPQGRNPSQPLSRNPPQPLGRNPSQPEVRNPPQPLGRNPPQPLSRNPPQPLGRNPSQPQGRNPPQPLGRNPSQPQGRNPPQPQGRNPPQPLSRNPPQPLGRNPPQPLGRNPSQPLGRNPSQPHGIKV from the coding sequence ATGGGACCTGCTCCAACCAATTCCATCAGGGATGCCAACAGCATGCAACCTCAGGGCAGAAACCCTTCCCAGCCACTGAGCAGAAACCCTCCCCAACCACTGGGCAGAAACCCTTCCCAACCAGAGGTCAGAAACCCTCCCCAACCACTGGGCAGAAATCCTCCCCAACCACTGAGCAGAAACCCTCCCCAACCACTGGGCAGAAACCCTTCCCAACCACAGGGCAGAAACCCTCCCCAACCCCTGGGTAGAAACCCTTCCCAACCCCAGGGCAGAAACCCTCCCCAACCCCAGGGCAGAAACCCTCCCCAACCACTGAGCAGAAACCCTCCCCAACCACTGGGCAGAAACCCTCCCCAACCACTAGGCAGAAACCCTTCCCAACCACTAGGCAGAAATCCTTCCCAACCACATGGCATAAAAGTATAA